The following proteins are co-located in the Apium graveolens cultivar Ventura chromosome 5, ASM990537v1, whole genome shotgun sequence genome:
- the LOC141723468 gene encoding uncharacterized protein LOC141723468, giving the protein MATDLCSSETPPTTSPRVSFSHNLSQSDINHLRLLSRPVSSSSSSVDFDFCIRQSNVDQSSSAEDLFSDGKILPIDPNIKHEPQSTSPQPPPIPLQPHVSYTVETNVPKCDQDTNETVVSQSHDQKQKPAKSSFWQFKRSSSLNCGSGYVPTLCPIPLLSRSNSTGSASSSNKSSSSPRESHPNHKQHAQKKNSVPVVPIKQSKISASNGHQKNPLKKSGYGNGNGVGGNPLLNVSSANLFGLGSVFSGNKEKNKKK; this is encoded by the coding sequence ATGGCTACTGATCTTTGCTCCAGTGAAACTCCTCCTACAACAAGCCCTCGCGTTTcattctctcataatctctctcaATCTGACATCAACCACCTACGTCTCCTATCTCGCCCTgtttcatcatcatcatcatccgttgatttcGATTTCTGCATTCGCCAGAGCAATGTCGATCAATCATCCTCTGCTGAAGATCTTTTCTCTGACGGTAAAATTCTTCCTATTGATCCAAACATAAAACACGAACCGCAATCTACATCACCACAGCCTCCGCCGATACCACTACAACCACATGTCAGTTATACGGTAGAAACTAATGTTCCGAAATGTGATCAGGACACGAATGAAACAGTAGTGTCACAATCACATGATCAGAAACAAAAGCCTGCAAAATCTTCGTTTTGGCAATTCAAGCGGAGCAGTAGTTTGAATTGTGGCAGTGGATACGTGCCAACGTTGTGTCCAATTCCTCTTCTGTCGCGTAGTAATTCAACTGGTTCGGCCTCGAGTTCTAACAAATCTTCATCTTCTCCAAGAGAATCTCATCCAAATCATAAGCAGCACGCGCAGAAGAAGAACTCTGTACCAGTTGTACCAATAAAACAGTCAAAAATTTCGGCATCTAACGGTCATCAAAAGAATCCGCTAAAAAAGAGTGGTTATGGCAATGGCAATGGTGTTGGAGGGAATCCGTTGTTAAATGTCTCCTCTGCCAATCTATTCGGTTTAGGCTCAGTTTTCTCCGGAAACAAAGAGAAGAACAAGAAGAAGTGA
- the LOC141723467 gene encoding DEAD-box ATP-dependent RNA helicase 10, with amino-acid sequence MNMEDDTEVSSFKELGVCDQLVEACDNLGWKTPSKIQALVLPHALEGKDLIGLAQTGSGKTGAFAIPILQSLLENPQAFYACVLSPTRELAIQIAEQFEALGSGIGVKCTVLVGGVDQVQQSISLGKRPHIIVATPGRLVDHLSNTKGFSLRTLKYLVLDEADRLLNEDFEKVLDDILSAIPRERKTYLYSATMTKKVQKLQRACLRNPVKIEAASKYSTVDTLKQQYRFVPAKFKDCYLIYILTEMSGCTSMVFTRTCEATRFLALVLRNLGFRAIPISGQMTQAKRLGSLNKFKAGECNILICTDVASRGLDIPSVDMVINYDIPTNSKDYIHRVGRTARAGRSGVAISLVNQYELEWYLQIEKLIGKKLPEFEAQEEEVYLLSERVSEAKRISIMKIKEEGGNKRRRGGDDGEEEIQKYIGSSKSGKSSKKTKRK; translated from the exons ACAGAGGTGAGTTCCTTTAAGGAGCTTGGAGTATGTGACCAATTAGTCGAGGCTTGTGATAATCTCGGTTGGAAAACTCCTTCCAAAATTCAGGCTTTAGTACTGCCTCATGCTCTTGAAG GAAAAGACTTGATTGGGCTTGCCCAAACTGGATCCGGTAAAACCGGAGCTTTTGCCATTCCCATTCTTCAATCTCTTCTAGAAAATCCACAAGCCTTCTACGCCTGTGTGCTTTCACCAACAAG GGAACTTGCAATCCAGATTGCTGAACAGTTTGAAGCATTGGGTTCCGGTATTGGTGTGAAGTGTACTGTG CTTGTTGGAGGGGTGGATCAAGTGCAACAGAGCATTTCTCTTGGAAAGCGACCACACATTATT GTTGCAACTCCTGGACGCCTTGTGGATCACTTGTCCAACACAAAAGGTTTCTCACTTCGTACATTAAAATACTTG GTGTTAGATGAGGCAGACAGGTTACTTAATGAGGATTTTGAGAAGGTGCTAGATGATATTTTGAGTGCTATACCTCGGGAGCGAAAAACATACTTGTACTCTGCTACTATGACAAAAAAA GTTCAGAAGCTCCAAAGGGCCTGTCTTAGGAATCCAGTGAAG ATTGAAGCTGCATCCAAGTATTCCACTGTTGATACGCTGAAGCAGCAGTATCGCTTTGTTCCTGCCAAGTTCAAG GACTGCTATCTTATCTACATTCTGACTGAGATGTCTGGGTGCACATCGATGGTTTTTACTCGGACATGTGAAGCAACAAGATTTCTGGCTTTAGTTTTACGAAATCTTGGTTTTAGAGCAATTCCAATTAGTGGGCAAATGACTCAG GCAAAAAGACTTGGATCTTTAAACAAGTTCAAGGCTGGGGAGTGTAATATTCTCATCTGCACTGATGTTGCTAGTAGAGGACTTGATATTCCTTCTGTGGATATGGTTATCAATTATGATATTCCAACAAACTCCAAG GATTATATACACCGAGTGGGAAGAACTGCTCGTGCTGGACGATCTGGTGTTGCAATTTCGTTAGTAAATCAGTATGAGCTGGAGTGGTATTTACAGATAGAAAAGCTTATAG GCAAGAAATTACCTGAATTTGAAGCCCAAGAGGAAGAAGTCTATCTACTGTCGGAGCGGGTATCTGAAGCCAAAAGAATATCCATAATG AAAATTAAGGAGGAAGGAGGGAATAAAAGAAGACGAGGTGGAGACGATGGTGAGGAGGAGATACAAAAATATATAGGTTCGAGCAAGAGTGGGAAGTCTTCAAAAAAGACGAAGCGAAAATAG